The Sporosarcina sp. Marseille-Q4943 genome includes the window TTGGACAAACCCTGAACCATCTCGAAGTTGTAGGAAAGCGATTTTGCCGCTTGATCTTTTATTCGATAGCCATGCTCCGATCCGGACAGTTTCGCCTACGTGATCAGGCATTTCGTGAATCATGATTGTTTTCATGTAAGTACCTCCGTGACTATTATTCTTTCCAGTTTGCTTCTACATATGACCGGATGCGTCTAACCGCTTCCTCCAACAAGTCGATCGATGTCGCATATGACAATCGGATCGTTTCAGGTGAACCGAAGCCGGACCCCGGTATGACCGCCACTTTCGCTTCTGTCAAAAGCGCAGACGCGAAGTCATCCACATTTGTAAAACCGGTTTTCTCCATTGCCTCTGTTACTTCCGGCAACAAATAGAAAGCGCCTTGCGGTTTCACGACTGTAAAGCCAGGAATCGCTGCGAGCTGAGGGTAAATACGCTCGAGTCTGGACTCAAAATCCTTCCTCATGTTTTCCACGGCATCTTGAGGACCATTATACGCTTCAATCGTAGCGTATTGTGATGTCGTAGTCGGATTGGATGTGGAGTGACTCGCCAAATTCGTCATTGCGCTGACAACTTCCGCGTCACCTGCGATATATCCGATCCTCCAGCCAGTCATTGAATGGGATTTGGACACTCCGTTAATAATGAACGTCCGCTTTTTCGCATCATCAGAAAGCTGTGCAATTGAAACATGTTTCTCTCCGCCGTAAATCAGTTTTTCATAGATTTCATCCGAAATGACCCAAATATCCTTTTCTTGACAAACTTCCGCGATTTGTTGAAGTTCATCTCTAGAATAGATCATGCCTGTCGGGTTTCCTGGAGAATTGATAATGACCGCTTTCGTTTTAGACGTAATTGCATTGCGGATTTGATCAGCAGTCACCTTGAACTGTGATTCTGATGTTGCTTCAACGAATACAGGAACACCTTCAGCAAGCTTCACCTGTTCAGGATAACTTACCCAATACGGAGTCGGAATGATGACTTCATCGCCTGGGTCAAGCAAAACTTGGAACAGTGTATATAAGACATGCTTCGCACCGATGCCGATCATAATTTCCTGCCTGGAGTACTCCAATTGCTGATCCTTTTTCAATTTGGCAATAACAGCATCCTTCAAAGCGGGAAGTCCTCCGGATGGAGTGTATTTCGTCTTGCCTTCTACCATGGATTTGTAAGCCGCTTCCAAAATGTTTTCAGGCGTATTGTAATCGGGCTCACCTGCACCTAATCCGATGACGTCGATGCCCGACTCCTTCATCTCTTTCGCTTTCGCCGTAATGGCAAGGGTTGTGGATGGTGATAACGTACTCACTCTTGCTGCTAATTTCTTTGTCAACTGAATCGCTCCCTTTTGTCCCATCATCTATCGAACGGAACCTCTTCTTTTAGAGGTTTAGAATCCGTTTCCACCATTCTCCGTTCTCAAAAAAGACATACACATAATTTAATTTGCCATTGTCACCTTTAAATGCGACTTCCCATACAGGATGGCCATCTTCCAAGCCAAGGGCCACATGAAGGATCTTCTCCACTGAAAGCTCTGCTTTAACTGTCTCGATTGCAGCCTGAGCTCCAATGCCATCTTTCATTTCTACTTCATCGAGGATCTCTCCTGTTTTCCCTTCAATGAAAACCGCTTTCTCATTGCCTTCGCCATCTTTGCCAAAAACGGTCACCATCGAAACGGTCCCATTGTAAATGTCTGTGCGATCAACGGATGTCAACGCACCAGACTTCAACGCATCCGATTCCGCTTTCTGTCGGGCATCCGCAAATGGTCCATTGGCATTGTAAAAAACGATGACAGTAATGATAAGTGATAATGCTAAAAGGAAAGCTGCGATGAATTTGACCCAATTCATCATTAGTCTCACTTCCTATACACTTAACTGCAAATCGGAAATGCTTTACGCATCCCACTTACTATTGAATTCCTATTTATTATAACAATCTTCGAGCTCATTCACCATATGTTCCAATGACACTTTCTGAACCGGGACAGCAGGCAATGCATCCAAAAAACGTTTCCCATAAGATTTTGTATCGATCCGCCTATCCAATATGATGAAGAAGCCCCTGTCTCCCGACGAACGGATCAATCGTCCGAACCCTTGCCTGAACCTCAAAATGGCTTCCGGCAAGGACAAATCGGTAAAGGGATTTGATCCACTTGCGGCAAGTCTAGCAGCCCTCGCCTTGAAGACGACTTCATCAGGCGAAGAAAATGGCAGTCTGACAATGATGACCGCAGACAATGCCTCACCAGGAACATCGACGCCTTCCCAGAAGCTGTTTGTACCAAACAGTATCGACTTACCGAACTGACGGAACGATTTCAATAGTTTCATCCGGCTACCTGAGCTGACCCCTTGCGCAATAAGGGCATAGTCATTCAATAATTCACTTTCCAAAATCAACTCATACGTTTTGCGAAGCATATCTTGTGAAGTGAACAGGACGAACAGCCTGCCGCCTGTCGCAATGACGGTTTGGACTACAGCGTCCGCTACCGCTTCAATGTAGTCGGTTTGCGATACATGTTGGATGGATGGCATATCTTCGACAATGAATATCCCCGCATTGTCGTAGAAATGGGATGGGGCATCGAATGTCAAAAGAGGTATATCGTCCGCTATCCCTAGCTGCCTCGCAACAAACCGTTCATCTTTGTTGATCGTCATCGTCGCCGACGTCCAGATAATCCCGATCTTTTCATCTTTTAAGCTTGAAATGAATTCCTTCGTAATTACGGACCCTTCGACGGGGCTTTTAACGACATTCAAGCTGCCGGGCAAACTCCGTTTATCCTTTTCAATCCAAACGGTGAAATTTTCCGTTTCGTCGTCCAAGAATATTTCAACCCATTCTCCGGCTTTTATTTTTAATTCTCTCAGCCAATAATCCCATTCGGATAAAAATGCCTGTTCTTTCAGCGTCATTCTTTCTCTAAAAGGCTCCAAACGTGAGCTGACTGTTTGGATGCATTGTATATATCCATTCATTTTTTCAGCCATTTGCGAAAAAAGAAGGTCATTGCCGGCTAATTCATCGAGACCGAAAATCACCCGGTTCCCTTGCTGGCCACCACTTGCTATTGGTCGATGGTTCGACAACACTGATGCGACGCTGTCAAATACATTCGTGAATTGCTCAAAGGAGACTGTGAGCTTTCCGAACACCTGATTTCCATAATTGCAATACTTCTTATGAAGTTTCATGATCTGATGTAGAAGTTGACCATCCGCATCCGAGCCGAGCTGCCCCATGACATACTTCCAATTCATATAGGAAAGGACCGTCTCCTTGGAATTGGCAGCTGTGTGAATGAATTGATGAGCTTCGTCAATGATCAGACCAGAAAAGTTATTCAATGTCCTTTGTGCACGAGTGGAATCTGACAAAAGCATCGAATGGTTCGTAATGATGAGATTGGAGTGGCTGCAAGCGTCCATCACCCTTTGATGGTAATCCGCTATTTTTTCATCATCCTTCATTCGATTGTTCCGTTTGCGAATCCTGTCGATGAATAACTGTCCTCCGCCGGAGACATTCAGTTCATTGACATCGCCGGTTTCCGTATCGGTCAGCCAGACAAGGATCTGCATGATTGTAAACGTTTCATCATACGATTCGTCCGTAATCCTCAATAATTCCTCAAACTTGCCTAGCGAAATATACTGCTCCCTCCCTTTCAGGACGGTTGCAGTGCATTCGATGCCAAGCATTTTCCGGATACGCTCCACTTCATCCTCCAAAATCTTATCGACGAGATGATTAGTGAACGTACTGATGACGACTGGCTTTCCCGTTTGAAAGGAATGGATGGCTGCCGGCAACAAATAACCGACCGTCTTCCCTACACCTGTTGGGACTTCGGCAACTGCCTCAGAGTGTAACGACAAAGTTTCCCATACAGCATCCATGTAAGCCAATTGGGATTTCCGGTACTCGAAGGATGGATAGCCTTTCTTCAACAGGGCGATTTTTTCGTCTTCCATAACCGGATATTGACAACGTCCCGTCACGACTCCCGTTAGTTTCTTCACATTACGGTATGGAATTCCCCTGAATAAAGGAAGTTTCACACTTCCTTTCGATGTTCGGACATGCTTCAGTGCTTCATAAATAAGCGTCGAAATGTCGGAGCGCAACGAGAATGACCGTCTATGCAACAAGTTCAATGTCTCTTCCGGCAAAGTCCGAAGTTTGGACAAAGCAGTGAGCAGTAGATTCGCTGTTGCTTCTGCATCATCATCCGCTCTATGTGCAGCAGGAAGTTCTATATCCAAGTCCTCCGCCAAGTCTTGTAGACGATAGCTTGAAGAGGACGGGAACAGAATTTTGGATAACTCGACAGTATCAATCTTCTTTCCAGACCAACCGGCCACTTTGCATCGCTTAAATTCACTTTGCAAAAACGACAGGTCAAAATCAGTATTATGCGCAACAAATACAGTCCCCTGCAACATATCGGAGACTTCTTGTGCTATCTCTTCGAATGTTGGCGCGGACAGCACTTCTTCATCCGTAATTGCTGTCAATTGTTGGATGAAAACGGGTATTTCACGTTCCGGATTCACAAATCGGGCATACTTGTGCGTTATCGTTCCATTTTCAATGAAAACGATTGCGATTTGTATAATCCGATCCCCTCTTGAAGGGGAATGTCCAGTCGTCTCCAAGTCAACGACTGCATATGTACTGTTATCCATTCAATCATCAACTTCCTGTAATGAATACTACAGCAGATTGTATCATATTCCGCAGCTCGATTGCTCAATTAGGTGTCGATGATCGTAAAAAATGCTGATGAAGGAAATTTGTATTCCTCCATCAGCGTATTATCGAGTCAGGCAATGATGCCTGGCGCTTCTTTAATCACTTCTTTGATCCTATTCTTATCATCCATGAGGAGTACTGTCGGTTGATGGCCACGAGCCTCTTCTTCCGATACATAGACGTATGAAATGATGATGACAATATCGCCTTCTTGAACCAATCTCGCTGCTGCTCCATTGACACAAACGACTCCGCTGCCCCGCTCGCCTGCAATAATATACGTTTCAAAACGAGCCCCATTATTGTTATTGACAATATGGACTTTTTCATTTGGAAGCATGCCCGCCGCATCCAGCAAGTCGCTATCGATCGTAATGCTGCCTACATAATTCAAATTCGCTTCCGTCACAGTGGCGCGGTGTAATTTACTGTTCATCATCATTCTGAACATGTGTACCATCCTTTGTTGACATAATAATATTATCTATTAACCTCGTTGTGGAAAACTTTACTGCACATGCCAAAATCACTTCCCGCGTATTTTCAGTTACAGGCCCTAATTCAGGATAGGCTAGCATGTTCACATAATCGATCTTCCCTGAACTATTTGAAACTATCAACTCTGAAACTTCCTGTTCAATAACCTTCGGAGCAACCCCCTCGGCGAACATACTTGCACCGGTTTGCAACGCCCGGTATATGACAGGAGCTTCTGAACGCTCTGTTGCAGTCAAATTCACATTTCTTGAACTTTTAGCCAAACCGTCCCCTTCCCTTACAATCGGCACTCGTACGATTGCTGTCCGTAAATTGAAGTCACGGACAAACGTTTCGATAATGGCCAGTTGCTGGGCATCTTTCAAACCGAAATACGAGCGGTCCGGATCGACAATATTGAATAATTTCAAGACGACCTTGAGCACGCCATCGAAATGTCCAGGCCGAGCAGCACCACATAGTTCATCCGCCTGTCTTCCCGGCAATATGCGAATGCCGCCGTCGGCAGGATACATCTCTTCGACCGATGGGATGAACACAATATCGACACCAGCAACGCTAGCAAGTTGAATATCCCTTTCCCGATCACGTGGATAAGATTCGAAATCCTCGCCGGGTCCGAACTGCGCCGGATTAACAAAGATACTCATGACAACGATGTCATTTTGCTCCTTTGCATGCTTCACAAGGGATAAATGCCCTTCATGCAAATAGCCCATCGTAGGGACGAAGCCGACTGTCATACCCTTCCGTTCATTACGATTCAGTTTCTGTTGGAGCTCTTCAATTGTTTCGATCACTTGGATGTCTGTACTCTCAACGTACATCGTTCATTCCTCCGTATAGTGCAACCAATTCATCTTCCTTCATAGCAAAACGATGAGCTTCACTTGGAAATTCACCTGTTTTGACTGACACCGCATACTTTTTCAGACCGTTGCGGATTTCGGTTCCGATATCCGCGTACGCTTTAACGAACTTAGGAATATGGTGGTTTCCGTATTTAACCGTGTCATGGAAGACGAGCACTTGGCCGTCCGTCTCTGCCCCAGCCCCTATTCCGATTGTCGGGATGGATATCGCTTTAGAAACTTGTTCCGCCAACTGATAAGGGATGCATTCGAGTACGACCATGCATGCGCCTGCCGCTTCGCAAGCGATAGCGTCCTGGATAAGTTGTTCCGCAGCTTCCGCTGTCTTCCCTTGCACTTTGTATCCGCCTACTACAGCAGCCGACTGGGGAAGGAGTCCAAGATGGGCGGCGACCGGAATTCCTGTTTCCGTCAATAGCCGGATCGTGTCGATCACCTTCCCGCCTCCTTCCAGTTTCAGAGCGTTTGCCCCCGTCTCCTGATATATCCGAACAGCGGATTCCAGCGTCCTATCAGCAGAACCATGGTACGAGGCGAAAGGCATGTCGACAACGACGAACGTATCCTTCGCTCCCCTTCTTACCGCTTTTCCATGATGGATCATGTCATCGACGGTGACAGCGGCTGTCGAGTCATAACCTAATACGACCATGCCGAGCGAGTCTCCGACGAGAAGCACATCGACGCCTGCCTCCTCTGCCAGTTGTGCAGTTGGATGGTCATAGGCGGTCAACATGACAATCTTTTCCCCAAGGCGTTTCATCTTCGCGAAATCTGTACTGCTTTTCATCCGTATCCTCTCCTTTTTGATTATCAAAAATGGAGAAAACCGAAAATTAAAAATCCTCCGGCCGAAAAAGGGCAGAAGGATTGTGTAATTACGATTTTTGGTTTCCTCCGTCCCTGTCTTTTACAAGATCAAGGCAGAACTTATTGGGTTTTCGAGCAAGCAATGGCTTTGAAGGTGCAATTCCGATTGATACTGCCCTTCGCCATTACTATAGCAAATCAAGGAAGATTTGTATAGTTCATTCTTTTATAAATATATCCGCGGAATAAATCCCTCTCACCGAACCATCATCGAGCCGGAGCTCCAAAAGCCCTTCCTCTGATATACCTAAAGCGGTTCCTTCGATTGTTTCATTTAACATGACTGCGCGAATCCGCTTACCTGCTGTATTTGAATAGCTTTCCCATAGTAGTTTAATTGGACCAAATCCATGTTTTTCATACATACTCGTATACAACTCGATAAAACCGAGAATTTCAGCTATGAGCTTCGCGCGATCGATCTGCTTACCGCAAGCAATCTTCAATGAAGTAGCAATCTCTTGCAGTTCCTCTGGAAAATCTTCTTCATCCTGGTTGACATTCATGCCGATTCCGAGAATGATCGCCTTTATCCGATCCGGCTCGGATTGAAGTTCGGTCAATATGCCAGTCATTTTCTTACCGTGGAGCAAAATATCATTTGGCCATTTGATCGTAGCTTCTATACCAGCGACGTTTTCAATCGCCCTGACGATCGCGACTGCAGCAACGAGTGTCATTTGAGGCGCTTGCTGAGGCATTAAGGATGGCCGGACGATTAAACTCATCCAGATTCCCTTTTGAGCTGCCGAATTCCACGGACGGGACAGTCTTCCCTTTCCGGCTGTCTGCTCCTCTGAAACGATAAGCGTACCGTCGGGTGCCCCAGCTTGCGCAGCATCATGTGCAATGTTTTGGGTCGAACCGCAGCTTGCGTGATAATCGATCGTCCTGCCATAAGTCTTCGTTTGTAAATGTTTCTGGATATTGGCGGAGTTTACACGGTCCGGCGATGCGATAAGCACATAACCCTTTTTTCTAATTGAAGCGATTTCGTAGCCGTCCTCTTCAAATTCTTTTATATACTTCCAAATAGCCGTTCGTGAAAGGCCGAATTCATCGGCAAACTCCTGACCTGAAATCGGTTCTCCTTGAGCCTCAAAAAGTCTTTTTAGCAATTCATCCTTGACGTTCATATTCATTAAGAAACCATTCCTTTATCTTTTCAGCATCATTCGGGCAATGACGATGCAGCACCATATATTCAATCTTGTTCATCCATTCTCCAACCCATCTGCCGCCTCTTTGGCTTGTCCATGCCATCAAGTCCTTCCCATCGACTTTCAGATCGTCTTTGGAGCGGATCGGCAACTGTTTTTGCAGTTGAGCCATTTCCTCAAAGCAAAGTCCTAGTTCTGACGGATGACTAGCATGCCAAACTTTTTCAGCAGTAAGGAGCACTTCAAGCGTGAATCGGTAATAATCATCAATCGTGAATCGAGCGGACTGTCTTCTGTCAAACGCCATTTTTACATCCGTCAAAAAAGCCTTCTCACGGTTGGAAAGTTTATATGCCCTTGCGAGATCCGCTGGTGAATAATGACCGGCTAGCATTAATGCCGACCAACCTTGCTCCGCTGTTTCAAAAGGAGCGCAGGCGGATAGGAGTTGGACTTCATTTGGAAAAAGCGGCAAATGCTCCGATAAGCGGGTGTCTGCTATCATTGCAAGCGCCTTGCCTGGATCTGTCCCCTTCCATAGCTTATCCATCTCAGCTTTGATCCGCTCGATAGAGACATATGTGATGCTTGAAGCGTTTTCTTTAATGGCCTGTAGCGTCCGTTCCTCAATTTCAAAACCAAGAACGGAAGAGAATCGAACAGCGCGGATCATCCGCAAAGCATCCTCATGAAATCTGTCTGCTGCGTTGCCCACCGCCCGGATGTTCCGGTTTTGTAGATCCTTCGTTCCTCCGAACGGGTCGATCAATTCACCGGAAAGTGTCAGTGCTAACGCATTCATTGTAAAATCCCTGCGTTGCAGGTCATCTTTCAATGACCTGACGAATTTCACTTCATCAGGCCTCCTATGATCCGTATATGTACTTTCCGTCCGGTACGTAGTCACTTCGATAGGTTCGCCATCCATCATGACCATCACTGTGCCGTGAGCAATTCCGACATCTATCGTATGAGTGAATACACGCTTCACTTCTTCAGGCGTGGCAGACGTGGCGATATCGAAATCCGAAGCCTCTTTGCCAAGTAAATGATCTCGAACGGAACCGCCTACAAACACAGCCTCATACCCTGCTTCCTCCAATAGGCGAATGACTTTTCGACTCGGTGCTGTTCCAAATTCCAAAATCATTTTAAACCCGCCACTTTGTAGTACAAATCCTCGTATTGGAGAACGATGGAGGCTGAATTAAATTTATCGTCGACTGTCTGCAATGCATTTTGCCGGAATCTTTCATGCATGATCGGGTCTTCAAGGAGCAACTTCGCTTTCTCTGCAGCAGATTCAACGTCCCCAAGTCCGACGAGGAATCCGTTCTTTCCGTCCTCAATCACTTCGGGAATCCCACCGATTTCAGTCGCAATAGCTGGCACTCCACATGCAAACCCTTCTAACAGTACAAGACCGAATGCCTCTTTTTCCGATAATAGGAACATGATGTCGCTAATTGCTAATAGTTCCGGAAGGTCATCTCGTTTTCCTGTGAAGATGATATCCTTCTCCAGACCCTCGAGCCTTGCCTTCTCCATCATTTCAATTTTTTCAGGTCCCGTCCCTACTAACAATAATTTCGAGTCGATATCTTTCCTGATAAGTTTGAAGCTGTCAATAATGTCGGCAATCCTTTTCACGCTTCGGAAGTTTGAAATATGAATAATGACTTTTTCATCTTCACGAATCCCTAGTCTACTTTTCAAGGTACCCGGATCTACCGGCCTGTATTTCTCTTCATCGATGAAATTATAAATCGTCAGTATTTCTTTTTCAGGTTCAATTAACGAAAGCGTATCTTGTCGGAGCGATTCGGAAACGGCGGTCGTCATATCCGATTTATCGATTCCATAACGGACTGTGTTTTTTAAGGCGGGATCATGGCCAAGAATTGTCACATCGGTCCCGTGCAATGTTGTAATCACGCCAATATGAGAGTTCGCCATATCCTTGCCAAGCGCCGCAGAAATAGCGTGAGGGACTGCATAATGAACATGCAATAGATCTAGCCCTTCTTCTTCAATCACCCGAGCAATCCGATTGGCCAATGCGATATCGTACGGTGGATATTTGAAAACGGCATAACCGTCAATCTTCACTTCATGGAATTGAACATTGGGGTGGCCGTCGGGAATACGGAAAGGCCGGCTCGACGTAATAAAGTGCATTTCGTGGCCCCTTTCCGCCATTTTCAATCCAAGCTCTGTCGCGACAACCCCGGATCCCCCCACTGTTGGATAGCAAATTATACCGACTTTCAATTTTTTCATATACTGCACCTCTTCCACACAACGTTAATCGATTATATTTTCCAATCCATATACAAGGTCTTCTCGACCGATCACTTCGCGGATCGCCATCATAATGCCTGGCATAAAGCTTTTCCGGTCAAATGAATCGTGTCGTAACGTCAGCAATTCCCCTTCGCCTCCGAGAAGCACCTGCTGGTGAGCAAGCAGACCTGGCAACCGCACGCTATGAATTTTCATTCCTTCAACGTCAGCTCCCCGCGCACCATCCAAATGGACTTGCTCGTCGGGATGGCCTTGAATATGGGCAGGCCGGATTTCCTTGATCATCTCGGCCGTTTTGACAGCCGTACCGGATGGAGCATCCAGTTTCCTGTCGTGATGCATCTCAATAATTTCCACATCACCTAAATAGCGCGCTGCCTGTGCTGCAAATTTCATCATAAGAACTGCACCTATTGAGAAGTTAGGAGCAATGATTCCTCCGATACGGGTCGATCCCACCAATTCAGTGATCGTCTCCAACTCTGTCTTTGTCAGTCCGGACGTGCCGACGACAGGATGAACGCCAAGTGACAACGCAGCCTTCACATTATTGAAGACGGCATCCGGATCAGTCACATCCAAAAGAACTGCCGGCTTGTGCTCTGCACAAAGCTTGGAGAGCGATGTATAAACCGGGATTCCCTGATTGTCTTCATTTATTGCACCGTTATGTAAATGCAAACCATCGTATTTATAATCAAGCGCAGCAACGACTTCTGCGTCATTTGCTGCTTCTATCGCTTCTATCGCTGTAGACCCCATTCTTCCCCGGGCCCCTGCGATGGCTACTTTAATTTTCATCAAAATTCCTCCTTCTTCGTCCAGCGGTCTGCATCGCGATTATTAAACTTAGTCATGACGCCCATCAATGCGTCCTCCAGGCTGATTCCTTGTGAGTTTGCAAAGCAGACGAGCACGAACAGCAAATCACCTGTTTCCTCTTCCAGCGATTTGATCTCTTCGTTATCTTTTTTCTTTTTCATGCCATAGACGTGCTGCACTTCCCTCGCAAGTTCGCCAAGCTCTTCCGTTAGCCGGGCCAACATTTCCATTGGAGGGAAATAGCCTTCCTCAAAACCCGATATGTATGCATGGACTTCATCTTGCATGTTTTTCATCGTTTTAGCTTGTTCCAATTTGCTTCCGTCCCCTTCATTTGTTATCGTATTCATTCATAGGACTATTGTCAAAAACAAAAGCGGAGGGTGGCGGCTAACTACGACAGGCATAAGGCGGATCTGCGAAACGGCGATCTTTGCCGTGCAGCAGAGCTGACTTATGACCCGAGTAGTTGCCACCCGGAGTCTAGACGACACAAGGAAAGGTGGTCATCAATTGTTACGCGGAATAAAATTCAAAAATATCTTCTTTATTATCCTAGGCGCCGCCATTTTCAGTTTCGGTCTTGTACATTTTAATATTCAGCATGAACTGGCGGAAGGAGGATTTACCGGTATTACACTTATCCTCTTGTTTGCCTTCAATTGGGATCCCGCCATCATGAACCTATTGTTGAACATTCCGATGTTCATCATCGGTTGGAAACTGTTAGGAAGAAAGGTTTTCATCTACACGATTATTGGTACCGTCGCTGTATCCGTCTTCCTGAAAATATTTATGAAATACCAGTTCAACATCCACTTGGAAGGCGATATGTTCCTTGTAGCCTTGTTCGCAGGGGTTTTCATCGGTATTGGGCTCGGCATCATTTTCCGGTATGGTGGAACAACTGGCGGTGTAGATATTATCGCACGTTTGGCGCATAAGTACATAGGCTGGAGCATGGGAAAAACAATGTTTATGTTTGACGCGTTCGTTATTTTGCTATCGTGGGCGGTCTACTTGGATCATCGGTCTATGATGTATACCCTTGTCGCACTATTTGTCGGTGCTCGTGTCATCGATTTCGTTCAAGAAGGTGCTTATGCAGCAAGAGGGGCTTTCATTATATCGGAAGCCCAGGATGAAATCGCTTCTACGATTACGTTGGAAATGGATCGCGGCGTAACTGTTTTCAGGGGGTATGGTCATTTCACGAAATCGGATCGTGAAATATTATATTGCGTAGTCGGTAAAAATGAAATGATGCGTTTGAAAAATATTGTTACGTCAATTGATCCGCATGCTTTTGTGTCCGTTACGGATGTGCACGATGTGTTGGGTGAAGGATTCACACTCGATGACCAGAAACGACCTTTGGATCATTAACCAAATAACCGGATTTCCGCTTCAGGCGGACGCTTTCCGCGGGCACGGCTTCAGCCAATCGAACAGCGAAGGGTTCGATTTGTCTAATTACTGTGTTTTGTGCAGAAATTAGACAGCATGTGCTCCCAACGCTGCGCTTTTGGTCGCAAAAGCCGTTCTTCGTAACGGCTTTCGCTGCGCTCAGTCCAGGGTCTTCAGCTCGCGCTGTTCCCGCTGGAGTCGCCGCCTTCCGCTCCAATCCTAATGTGCAGTCATATCTTTCATTTATCATACAACAAAAAACGCACCATATAAAAACCCGACCTTTTGCGGTCGGGTTTTTGTTTTATTCTTTGTTTGTAAAAATTAACAAAAGTCGAGCCAGTTCCATTACGGCAACTGCTGTAGCAGCGACATATGTCATTGCGGCAGCGCTCAATACTTTCTTAGCATGGGGCTCTTCTTCATTCCGAATGATTCCTAGTTCAACAATTTGATTCATTGCACGGCTGGATGCATTGAATTCAACCGGCAGCGTTACGATTTGGAATAAAACACCCACTGCCATAAAGGCGATACCTAGTCCAAGTAGGGATTTCGCCATTGGGATTGTTAGGAGCATACCCGCAATGATGAAAATCCATGAAGCATTTGATGTAATGTTAGCTACTGGTGCCAATCGATGGCGGAAACGCAAGAACGCATATGCTTCGGCGTCTTGGATGGCGTGTCCGACTTCATGGGCTGCAATTGCTGTACCCGCAACCGAAGCTTCATGATAGTTCTGTGATGACAATGCTACCGTTTTAGTCAATGGGTTATAATGGTCACTCAAAAACCCTTTACTTTCAACGACTTTCACATCTTCCAAACCATTTCGGTCAAGGATAAGACGTGCCACTTGGGCTCCGGTCATTCCTGAAGTCGAACGGACTTTTACATATCTGTTATACGTATTTTTCACTTTGAATTGGGCATATAACGGAAGCAACATGATAATAGCCAGATAAACGATAAACGACACTTAACCTTCCCCTCCCTTTTTCTATCTACTTCTATTTTATAATGCCCCAGAACTAACCGCAACTATTTGCTATGACACTATATCTTTTCCCGTTTCTCCCTATTCATCCATAAGGCATATGCCAAAGCGATACACGCAATGGAGAGCCAGAATGTGAAATAACCAATTTGCTGCATATGTTTCATCAAATCATGATAAATCGGCATTTGTCCAAATACATAATCGATCACATCATTATGCAATGTCCATATTCCTGCAA containing:
- a CDS encoding YitT family protein, whose protein sequence is MLRGIKFKNIFFIILGAAIFSFGLVHFNIQHELAEGGFTGITLILLFAFNWDPAIMNLLLNIPMFIIGWKLLGRKVFIYTIIGTVAVSVFLKIFMKYQFNIHLEGDMFLVALFAGVFIGIGLGIIFRYGGTTGGVDIIARLAHKYIGWSMGKTMFMFDAFVILLSWAVYLDHRSMMYTLVALFVGARVIDFVQEGAYAARGAFIISEAQDEIASTITLEMDRGVTVFRGYGHFTKSDREILYCVVGKNEMMRLKNIVTSIDPHAFVSVTDVHDVLGEGFTLDDQKRPLDH
- a CDS encoding zinc metallopeptidase; the encoded protein is MSFIVYLAIIMLLPLYAQFKVKNTYNRYVKVRSTSGMTGAQVARLILDRNGLEDVKVVESKGFLSDHYNPLTKTVALSSQNYHEASVAGTAIAAHEVGHAIQDAEAYAFLRFRHRLAPVANITSNASWIFIIAGMLLTIPMAKSLLGLGIAFMAVGVLFQIVTLPVEFNASSRAMNQIVELGIIRNEEEPHAKKVLSAAAMTYVAATAVAVMELARLLLIFTNKE